The following are encoded together in the Flavihumibacter fluvii genome:
- a CDS encoding sensor histidine kinase, translating into MTIQLPQYTGKDYLVLAMVLLPFTILMNSIVFGTMYYSGLPLFLEATLITGLAFVLDFTLCGFIAVLLKERFPDENQAGRKLSLMIITFLVVSGLFLLLLFKGYEIINFHGYTFNERGFIWAYVFQGILNIFLTFLFEGIAHFQNWQANLRETEELQKAYQQGQLQGLKSQVNPHFLFNSLNSLSSLIQDDEEEAELFLDEMTKVYRYMLRNSEDQLVPVQTEIKFLESYIYLLTKRYGEGLLVTIEIDPDDLEKMLPPLALQVLIESAFTQNMTSKASPLRIDIYSENQQLLVRNIIQPKVVKDTFDDELGLDNLVKKYMLLNRSAVVIDCCSTHRVVRLPLIAKKEEVLV; encoded by the coding sequence ATGACAATACAATTACCACAATACACAGGAAAGGATTACCTGGTTCTGGCCATGGTGCTCCTGCCTTTCACTATCCTGATGAATTCCATTGTGTTTGGCACGATGTATTATTCCGGACTGCCATTATTCCTGGAAGCCACCTTAATTACAGGCCTCGCATTTGTATTGGATTTCACCTTATGTGGTTTCATTGCAGTCTTACTGAAAGAAAGATTTCCGGATGAAAATCAGGCTGGCAGGAAACTTAGTCTCATGATCATTACTTTCCTGGTGGTCTCCGGATTATTCCTGCTGCTATTGTTCAAAGGTTATGAGATCATCAATTTCCATGGTTATACTTTTAATGAGCGCGGGTTTATCTGGGCCTATGTTTTCCAGGGTATCCTGAATATTTTCCTTACGTTTTTATTTGAAGGAATCGCCCATTTCCAGAACTGGCAGGCCAATCTCAGGGAAACTGAAGAACTGCAGAAGGCTTACCAGCAGGGACAATTGCAGGGATTAAAAAGCCAGGTGAACCCGCATTTCCTGTTCAATAGCCTGAACTCACTCAGCAGCCTGATCCAGGATGACGAAGAAGAGGCGGAACTCTTCCTGGATGAAATGACCAAAGTGTACCGGTATATGTTGCGGAATAGTGAAGACCAGTTAGTACCAGTGCAAACGGAAATCAAATTTCTGGAATCATACATCTACCTGCTCACCAAAAGATATGGCGAAGGTTTGTTGGTAACCATAGAGATTGACCCGGACGACCTGGAGAAAATGTTGCCGCCGCTTGCTTTACAGGTATTGATCGAAAGTGCCTTTACACAAAACATGACCAGCAAAGCAAGTCCTTTGCGGATCGATATATATTCAGAAAATCAGCAATTGCTTGTGAGGAATATCATTCAGCCGAAGGTAGTTAAAGATACTTTTGACGATGAACTGGGGCTGGATAACCTGGTAAAAAAATACATGTTGCTGAATCGCTCTGCTGTGGTGATCGATTGCTGTTCAACGCACCGTGTGGTAAGGCTTCCCCTGATCGCAAAAAAAGAGGAGGTGTTGGTATGA
- a CDS encoding sensor histidine kinase — protein MKPWYTPTKLQRYAFYSAVPVVDILINYILFDDRLFREIKIWIISVPLVFFLGWVTWRTQTLSGNFIRFKLPQLKQTFRRISILSVCSIPVMAFSLYLVFYLYANFRILEYRFNNEDILLGVGFLSGISIIFETLFEADFILNKYKESVQERKQMEHLSMLTEFEILKNQVNPHFLFNCFNTLSSLIGEDKRRAEQFLDELSKVYRYLLRNNEDGLSTLENEIKFIQSYFLLLKTRYGESVQMNTDIDKKYSGYLLPSLSLQLLVENAVKHNILSKTNPLLIDILTTAGNQLVVNNNMQRRAVKAPGNKIGLENIRAKYQLLNREGFQVMEDEHNYTVVLPLIWNNQEGPRSIFLNELKTI, from the coding sequence ATGAAGCCCTGGTATACCCCAACAAAGTTGCAGCGATATGCTTTTTATTCAGCAGTGCCGGTGGTCGATATCCTGATCAACTATATTTTATTTGATGACCGGTTATTCCGGGAGATCAAAATCTGGATTATTTCTGTTCCACTTGTTTTTTTCCTTGGATGGGTGACCTGGAGGACCCAGACCTTATCGGGAAATTTCATCAGGTTCAAATTGCCGCAGCTAAAGCAGACATTTCGGCGAATTAGTATCCTGTCAGTTTGTTCAATTCCTGTGATGGCATTTTCTTTGTACCTGGTCTTTTACCTGTATGCCAATTTCCGGATCCTGGAGTACCGTTTCAATAATGAAGATATTTTACTGGGAGTTGGGTTTTTGTCCGGCATCAGTATAATTTTTGAAACCTTGTTTGAAGCGGATTTCATATTGAATAAATACAAGGAAAGTGTACAGGAAAGAAAGCAAATGGAACACTTATCCATGCTCACAGAATTTGAAATCCTGAAGAACCAGGTGAACCCGCATTTTTTGTTCAATTGTTTTAATACACTGTCATCCCTGATCGGCGAGGATAAGCGACGGGCAGAGCAGTTTCTGGATGAACTCAGCAAAGTGTACCGCTACCTATTGCGCAATAATGAAGACGGACTAAGCACGCTGGAGAATGAGATCAAATTCATCCAGTCTTATTTCCTGTTGCTCAAGACACGCTACGGGGAATCGGTCCAGATGAATACCGATATTGATAAAAAATACAGTGGCTACCTGTTGCCTTCCCTCAGCCTGCAACTGCTGGTCGAGAATGCTGTAAAGCACAATATATTATCCAAGACGAATCCACTACTGATCGATATCCTGACAACAGCAGGAAACCAGCTGGTGGTAAATAACAATATGCAAAGAAGGGCAGTAAAGGCGCCCGGCAATAAGATCGGATTGGAGAATATCAGGGCTAAATACCAATTGCTAAACAGGGAAGGTTTCCAGGTGATGGAAGATGAACATAATTATACAGTAGTCCTGCC
- a CDS encoding NmrA/HSCARG family protein: protein MNKKKTILVTGATGAQGGSVAWVLLGQDKFKVRVLTRDTSSPKAIELERAGAELVYGDLNKPDTLVNAMQDCYGVYGVTNYWEHYDKEFQQGRNLVNAVKKTDIKHFVLHTLPSYSILSEGKYPTPHCDIKAQLQLYTISQSIPATFLQVAFYYENFLNYFPLIRHDDGSYHFGFPQGDTRLAMVSVEDVGGMVAAIFDHPKEYTGRVVGAVGADETCETYAAILSNVLGKAVCYDYIPREQYAGFGFPGAEELANMFEVQRLHIKGRQLDLIESYALNPAMQSFVGWVSKHKYQFLAAMNNGEQVLI, encoded by the coding sequence ATGAATAAAAAGAAAACTATTTTAGTAACTGGCGCTACAGGCGCACAAGGTGGGAGCGTCGCCTGGGTATTACTCGGGCAAGATAAATTCAAGGTTCGTGTTTTGACAAGGGATACCAGCTCGCCAAAAGCCATTGAACTGGAGCGGGCCGGAGCAGAACTGGTGTATGGTGATCTTAACAAACCCGATACACTGGTCAATGCGATGCAGGATTGTTATGGGGTGTATGGTGTCACCAATTACTGGGAGCATTATGACAAAGAATTCCAGCAGGGCAGGAACCTGGTTAATGCTGTAAAAAAAACGGACATCAAGCATTTTGTTTTACATACCCTGCCCAGTTACAGCATTTTAAGTGAAGGTAAGTATCCAACACCGCATTGTGATATTAAAGCCCAACTGCAGCTGTATACGATCAGCCAAAGCATCCCGGCAACATTTTTACAGGTGGCATTTTATTATGAGAATTTTTTAAATTATTTTCCTTTGATCCGGCATGATGATGGAAGTTATCATTTTGGGTTTCCACAGGGAGACACCCGGCTGGCCATGGTGAGTGTGGAAGATGTGGGTGGCATGGTTGCTGCCATTTTTGACCATCCTAAGGAATATACAGGCAGAGTGGTTGGCGCAGTAGGGGCTGACGAAACCTGTGAAACATATGCCGCTATCCTTTCAAATGTATTGGGCAAAGCCGTCTGCTATGATTATATCCCAAGGGAACAATATGCAGGTTTTGGCTTCCCGGGTGCAGAAGAACTTGCTAACATGTTTGAAGTCCAAAGGCTGCATATCAAGGGCCGGCAACTTGACCTTATTGAAAGTTATGCGCTGAATCCTGCCATGCAAAGTTTTGTGGGATGGGTTAGTAAGCATAAATACCAATTCCTGGCTGCCATGAATAATGGAGAGCAGGTGCTGATCTGA
- a CDS encoding porin family protein, whose protein sequence is MKKILLLLASVVLYNAASAQVKVGVQGIANLSSADLDTEEMLNPTKNQKLFFSGGIVVEVPINTSFGIRSGVDFLSKGVGLNSSVGEVDGEISSLSFESDVKLNYLQLPVQVVYNIPVKSVQLNAGLGGYAAYGVSGKLQLETTTTFTDGGKGVEVEELDAFKKEEDGGAELQRFDFGVNASIGIKARSGLFANISYQLGLTNIAAEQDSKYKNRGLQLAIGFIF, encoded by the coding sequence ATGAAAAAGATATTGTTGTTGCTGGCCAGCGTTGTGTTATACAATGCTGCCTCAGCACAGGTAAAAGTAGGTGTTCAGGGAATTGCAAATCTCAGTAGTGCCGATCTTGATACAGAAGAAATGTTAAACCCAACCAAGAACCAGAAATTGTTTTTTAGTGGTGGTATTGTAGTGGAAGTTCCCATCAATACATCATTCGGCATTCGTTCAGGCGTTGATTTTTTATCGAAAGGTGTTGGGCTGAACAGTTCAGTTGGGGAAGTGGACGGCGAAATCAGTTCTCTGTCCTTTGAGAGCGATGTTAAATTGAATTACCTGCAGCTGCCTGTTCAGGTGGTGTATAACATCCCCGTGAAAAGTGTACAGCTGAACGCTGGTCTTGGTGGTTATGCGGCCTATGGGGTAAGTGGCAAATTGCAACTGGAAACGACTACCACTTTCACCGATGGTGGGAAAGGGGTTGAAGTTGAAGAGCTGGATGCATTTAAAAAGGAAGAAGATGGCGGCGCTGAATTGCAACGGTTTGATTTTGGTGTGAATGCCTCAATCGGCATCAAGGCAAGATCAGGTCTCTTCGCTAATATCAGCTACCAGCTTGGCCTCACCAATATTGCTGCAGAGCAGGATAGTAAATACAAGAACCGCGGACTGCAATTGGCCATTGGATTTATCTTTTAA